Below is a genomic region from Pleuronectes platessa chromosome 2, fPlePla1.1, whole genome shotgun sequence.
ACGCTCATCCTCCAAGTCGCACTTGTTCCCCACCAGAATCATCGGCACCTGAAGAcaaaacaagagagagggagcatgaATATTTGAGGAAAGTTTGTGATATTGACTTAAATTCAGAACGGCAGCGATACTAAATCTTTCTGAAGTGTTTAATAATCTGAAAACATTGTGACAAAATGAATTAATCCgtacagaaagaagaaaaacagcagaTCTGAGTAAAAAATGCTGATCAAAAACAGATGtgtgacttttctttttaagtcgTTAACCAAGTCTACTAAAATAAATAGAGGGGAAGAAATAGAGGGAGGAAAATTAGTAAGGTTACAAAAGTAAAGCAGGGGTGGAAAATGAGCATGAAATAGTAGATGGAATTCTAGCGGAGCAAACAAAGCGAGTGAGACAGATTCATATCAACATTAGCACATGTTTTGTACAAGTGCCAAAACAATAGCCAAACTTTAGTACATATACCTAAATCATACTTTTTAGATCCAAATATGACCACAAGAAAAAAGTTTTTCGTCACCTCAATGGTCTAGGACATATACCATGACATAACCCTTGTATAAATCCCATCAGCTGTTCTTACAGTGCTTATGACGACACTGTACAAATTCAGTGCTTGATCGTTCTTCTTGAAGCATTTAGAGCCAATGAACACTTCCTGCACTCACGCACCGGGCTGGACAATTAATCGAACATTAAGGTCATTATGCAACTCTTCAAACATAATGACTTGAAACAGCCCTAGATTCAGTCATTCAGTGTGGTCAACAAATGATGTCCTTTACACAGGCTACCGCCCACCCGGTAAAAGTATCACTGGTAACATTAGAGTTTGTGAAGGTTCAGCGCCGAGGCCTGGGACGTGCAAAAATATCTAAttatatcaataataataaaagagcaTGTCTACAAAAAGGGAAGCACATAATAATTAATAAGGTTAAGTAGCCTGTGCATTTCAATCAGAAGCCTGGATGTGGGAGGGTCACAGAGACTATCAAGAAAAATCAATCCATCCCTCGGGCAAAGCCAAGGAAATCATTTAGGTTGCAAAACAGTGAcaaaagagattaaaaaaatcaataggAACTTGCAAGGAAGgtagtttcatttattttcgtGTGTGTAGAAAGGAAATCCTCCCTAACTAATCCTGAGAACACAACCGTTGACATAAAGTCCAGCTGGTTTTGGAATCTTCCAAATACCCTGCACTTCTTCTTTTGTGCTCTAACTCGGATGTTTTCACAAccaaggtaaaaaaaactaaaaaactttCTGAGGAAGAGGGGAATAGTCCGGGCACAACTTCAGCCCTTCAAACTGTCACATCGGGCATAGCCGGAGCAGTCAGGGTGTCGGGATGCGGCTCATCCTGCCTGCTGTTTCCTGACCGGCTATCTAGGGAGCATGCTGGCCTGGAGGAAGCCATGGCAGCCCCGCCCAGCCAGGATAACATCGCTTTCCTTCCTGAATGTTTTCGAACATTTCAGCTGGATTGCATGTTCCGGCTGTTCCCTGGAATTACATGATAGTGTGAgactgtttgtttgtgggaGCCTGTACGTTAATTTCGGCCTGCCAtccattttaacatttaaaccgAGCTTTGCAAAACCTTCCACAGTAAGACCTTATGACAACATCCAAGCTTTCCAGAGGTCCACCggatatttgtgttgtgtggtgcagCTAAACAAAGCGACAGGCGTAATCAACTAGTGGAAAACTTTGCATGCAGCACATCAGGTGCCAATAATATCAGCTGGGGTAATCTATTTGTGGTGGGCCAGCAACAAATAAATCTCTGCATGGGAAATCCTGCCTTCAATACCCTCTTCTGATCCAGACACTGCTCCCAGTTGTGTCTTGTGGTTCTGGAAAAACTAGGTATATATGGTAGTATCCAGACATGTGCTAACTTGCTCACACTTCACTCCTTTTCCCACCAAGAGGCAACTAAAGTTAAGAGGTTGTATTTGACAGTGGCCACATTCCTAATGGCACTTTTTGAAAGTATAGGATTAATATTCCAGCGTCTTTTTTGCTTCCCTTTCTTGCTCTCTCTGGGCTGTGGGGCAGACGACAGGAAACTGCGATGTTTAGATTAACCCCACAGAGGTTGCTGCTTGATGTTTGATATCCAAACAAGCCTTTGCGCTGGACTGCTGAATGGCATTTCTCCCAGAGGTCCTGGGAGAACCAATGGTATGCCCTCCCAACACAAACTATTGGCCAAGCTGTGATGAGAAGGATGGAGCGAGAGGGATGAAGGTATGCAAGGAGGGAAAAATCTTCAGTGTCAGCAGCACACAAGGCAGCATTAACCTACTTGAGGAATCCACACAGCCCACAGAGAATCTGTAAGCAGGCTTTTAACATGCTACAGACAGGTCCTATCGTGCCCACAATGGCATGCTACAGACTGGATTGCGGGAGCACAGGATAGCGGAGTATAGATTAGTTTAAATGGATGGAGTCAGTTGCTCCAAATGCTGCGGTGAGTCACAAGCAGCGAGTTGGGCATTACTGCCGTCCTACTCACAGAAGCAGAAATGGCCCAGAAAAAGTCATAAGACCTCTCTTACATAAGAATTGTGGAAGCAAGAATGGGAAGGGAGCTTTTAACATTCTGGTGACTACTATTCTTCTCAACTAACGACATATTTAAGGAGATGGAATTTGGTGTTTAACGTAGAGTCATAAAAACACTTGAATTGAGCTTGGCAATATTAGGGGCATCTGTTCATTTTGACAGCTTTGCAGTAAATGGTCCATGGCAGAGTTGAAAATGAGaacagctgcagcaacaacCAGCCTCTTCAAGCTTTCGCTCTTCAATAGTATGAAAGCTctaaccaaaaaaaaaaaggaaaacatgttAAGCATCTCCTTTGGTCGTGCATTCCTGCAAGGGGCAAAGAAAGATAAACAGATGTCACAACAATCGTAGGTAAAGGCTTAAATCACCACAGGACTGATAGCTGACGGAGCAGATGTAATAGCTCGATAAAAAAATAGGGATACATTCAGACGGAAGAAATAGAGAAGAAAAGGGACATTAGCCGTTTTCTGGCATGTTGATGAGCCACTGATCCTGCAATCCATCTGTTAGCCTAAGGCTAACCTCAGCTCTCTAACCACAGAGGCTCTAATGAATTACCACAGCCTCACAATCCAGTGTGTTTTTGATGAGCTGAGGCTTTCCTTGCATCCCTGACGTCCAATCACCCGCACAGAGTGCCAGACCACAGTGAGGCCACAAAGCAGGCCATAGAGAGCCGGGAGAAACACAGAGCAACAGGCAGTGAAAAGGCCAGTCAAAACAGAAAGCAGAGAAGCTTACTGGAACTGATATAGAGGAAGGGGACCAGGAGGACAACCAATAGAAAAGATGGGACAGAAAAGATGCAAATAGTGTAAAACTCCTTCGGCAGGCTGCAGAGGCTCCTCGAAGATGGTTGATGGGGAACAGAGGGGaggaaagagcgagagagcgagggTTATGGTAACATTCAATCCCTCCAGAGATCACCAAAAAAGGGCATCTGAGATCCTGCTGACGCACTGCCCCATCAGAAAGGGGTTGGAGGGTTTACTCACTCCAACAACCTCGCAATTCACCAGAGATacagaaaaatggaaatgtgcTGCTGATAAACAGTGAAGCAAGAAAATAATTACATGAGACATGCTCCTCTATATTTCCTCCGCCGAGGAGCTGACTTGAACAGTAAAACCATATTGTTCAAAAAGCTAAACTTAACGCTTTAAGATCTCCTGCTGAGACATTGGCCTACTTTTTAGTGGACTAAGCTTACGTGTGGGGCAATTCGGTTTCCATGTCAAACACAGATTAAGTAAACAAACCACAGGGACCTCCAGGACGCTAGTATCAGCTAATGCTAAGTTATATACTGTACAAAAGTTTCACTGCGTGCTTTAGCTTATTGTTTGCACATTAGAGACAAGGCTACAGAAATACCACAACAGCGCCTGCTTTATGTCAAGGTAATCCAAGTTTGTGATCACTGGCATGAGATGCTGTGATTACAGTGTTGAATGGTATCCATAGCAACAGTGTGATCAGCTCCCTGAACAATGTAGGCGGCTGACAACAGAAATAAGGCCTGTAACCTGTCTGCAGTATCTTCCACTGTTTCTGGTTTCAACAACCTATTCGGACATGACGAAATAAAATGAAGTGAAGAAAAGGTTATGTGAAAATGTGGAGGAGTTAATGTAAACACGCTTGTGGTGCTTGAGTGTGCACACTGTGTACTTACATCCTCTGTGTCTTTTACTCGTAGAATCTGTTCTCTCAGGTCCTGGAGGTCGTTGAAGGTGGACTGTGCTGTGATGGAGTAAACCAGGGCGAAGCCTTGGCCGTTCTTCATGTACAGGTCCCTCATTGCTGTGAACTGTTCCTACaaggcagaaaaaaacaaagaggaagaacggGGCATGAGCTCTGCCATCTGCATTTTATATACTATTAAAAGATTGACCTTCAATATCATATAACACTGCAACAGGAACTCATGCTGGTGGGACCTACTCGTTACATATGGTGAATGTTCTAGTCAAAACAATTGGtcagtttgttatttttccaaGAAAAAGTGTGAAACGTTGGATAATTGTAGAATCTGCAATGGAAGGCTTtgctttctttgtctttttttttattatagtaaagtaaaaaaactatTTGGGGTTTGCACTGTTTTTCACAGAAAACATCCATTCTCTTAACTATTTGCAGATGTTTTTTGGACCATATGCCTATTAGAGGAAATCTGGGGATTAGTTGCAGACCTGGGTGATGCatcaaaaaaaattcacaacaTTACGCAGGACACAATGACAGCAACCTGCATATAGCATCAGGCATTCTGTACGCAAGTAGCTTATCATCACTCTTCTAGCAAACTTGTGCtagttttatataaaaaacTAGCACGGCTCATGAGAATCTTTGAATACAATTTTAGCCTATTAATGAAAATAGAATCTAACTGTATAAGTATATCTTATCAAAAGTAATTAATCTGAACCAGCAATGTTTTTCAATCAACGTTATATCCTACTATCTGTGTTTCCACCTTTACTTACAATGGCAGGATTCAATACAGTGACTTGGCAATCATTACAAATCGAACAGCTGGATATTGACAGAGCTTTCAGTAGCGAAGAGTTCACTTACTGTGCCTGCTGTGTCAAGAATTTCCAGCATACATTGCTGCCCATCTACCTCCACTTGCTGTGGAGAGAAGGAAGAAACGCATCATCAGAGTGAGATAATGTAAGAGTTAATTTCAGGTCACTGGGCACATCATAGTGCATCTTGACATTCTTGTGTACAACAAAGACCAACAGTGACAAATAACACAGAGgacaaaagagaataaaaaagaaagaaagagaaatagaataaaagaagaatttaaaaaatataaaaaagatgagaaattatatgagagagagagagagagagagagagagaaaaagaggaaaatatcaTGACGTGAACTTGCAGAGCAGCTGCTAACAATCAGCTCATTCCACGCCCGCACTCGCGGCCTCTCCCTCGCTGCTGTCACAGGACACTCACCTTTCTGTACGAGTCTTCTATTGTCGGGTCATATTTTTCCACAAAGATTCCCTGTACGAACTGAACTGTCTGCAAGAGAAGAACATAGAAAGTGGACGTCAGATCAAGTCAACCTTTTCGAGCGACAAGAACAAAACGTCCAGAGATGCAAATATGGCCACGGTGCCATGTCTTCTAGCTTCTTATAACGACTGGAAGGAGTATGTTGAGTTTGTTCATGGAGGTGATGGGCAGCAGAAAGAGTTAATCTAAACCCCCAGTACACGTTCATTTCCACAACATGTGTGACTACATGCAAGTGAAAGGTTTGGCTTAAGCTACATAAAGCACTGTGCTTAGTGGCAGATTTACATCAGGGGTAGACTGAGTTCACATGAGAAAGTCTTAAGATCTAAACAGGTCAGCCTTGCAGTCTGAGGGATTAACCCAACTTTGACACCTGGTTAAAGTTAGCTACGCAGAACATGTAAAATTTCACAAACATGCATGTGCTACTGAAAATcttgcaatgacaataaaatggTTTGATATCTGCTCATCATCTATCCATGCAAATAATATGAGACCTGATTAAATATGTAAAGTGGGATTTACGACTGGATAGCTTAGAATTGGCAAAAAAAGAATTGGAATCTGAAATTATTAAAGTTAAAATCCTGCAGCAGGCATAGCTTATattacaaaagacaaaaacgtagTGGTAAAACAAGTAGGAAAATAAGAACAGGCCAGTTTCATCTGTGGATTATGTCTTACTATATCACTGTTCATGGTTTGCTTTAGTTGTTCTACCACATGCCTTTCTGAAAAACCTAGCAAAATATGTTGCAGTTTCGTTGACAATTATCTTACAGTGTGCTACAAaggaagacagagaggcaggaagGGGGTCAGGAGTGTGTGGATACTCACCAGAGCGGACTTGCCCACACCTCCAGAGCCTAACACCACTAGCTTGTATTCACGCATGGTGGGATTGTTTCACCGGACAGCCCAACGGTCTGCAGtggacacacagggagaaaaaatgggACAAGCAAAATGAGAGACGTGAAGTAAAGCGAgtgaaacaaaactaaaaataagTTCAGCTCGAGCTAACTTTCTTtttgaggaaaacaaagacattaaCCCAGACTGGTTTCTTAAGTTTTTCCCACTCTAGAAAGGAGGGATTCTAGTCATTCCTGGAGGTTATGGACAAGACGCAGCACAACAATAGAGGGAACACCCATAAGTGGAGCTGcttcagggtggaggaggtgaagagtatGTGACCCCTCTCTAACACGAACCAGCTGTGATGTGAATGAGTGTAGGGGGAACTGAGGGGGAGATAATACATGGATCTGGCAGATATTCCTCCGAATGACACCATCATTTGGCCTTTCCTCTCCAGAAACACACCCTGCCGTCTGACTTTTAGCCACTTGCTCATTCCTGggattgtgtaaaaaaaaaaagtaatttagacTAATGACAGAAAgcagctgagggaggaggaggaggattgcTGTGATGGGGAGGAAATTATGAAATCATCGGAATATCCCTTTAAGAGAGGCTCTGAATCACTGGCACACATTGTGGCAAAGTCGGTTGAGTTAGCCAACTGGGTCACTACAAGCTGGGCTACAGATACAAAGCCTGATATTAAGTTGTAGCTGG
It encodes:
- the LOC128453004 gene encoding ras-related protein Rap-1A; translated protein: MREYKLVVLGSGGVGKSALTVQFVQGIFVEKYDPTIEDSYRKQVEVDGQQCMLEILDTAGTEQFTAMRDLYMKNGQGFALVYSITAQSTFNDLQDLREQILRVKDTEDVPMILVGNKCDLEDERVVGKEQGQNLARQWNHCAFLESSAKSKINVLDIFYDLVRQINRKTPVEKKKAKKKSNCVLL